The Tepidibacter aestuarii genome contains a region encoding:
- a CDS encoding DUF3656 domain-containing U32 family peptidase, which produces MSNIELLAPVGSFDALRAAVSNGANAVYLGGKNFGARASANNFDTEEMKQAVEYAHIRDVKVYVTVNTLIKENEISYFLKYVNFLYNIDVDALILQDIGMTKLVKEHFPDFEIHASTQMVAHSFEDVKYLEKLGFKRVVLARELEIGEIEYISKNTSVDIEVFVHGALCVCYSGQCLMSSMIGGRSGNRGRCAQPCRKVYDLIDKSNNSSVNLDDKYLLSPRDLNTIEELDKIIDTGVLSLKIEGRMKRAEYVATVVGAYREVVDYYVDNKKLKVEKDTLDDLYSIFNRKFTKGYILEKSGKEIMNPEKPNNTGLYIGKVVDVDKRRNKITLKLENTLKKGDGLSIGGGNVGRILKENNIFTKAYAGDTIQLDFNIPIKIGQEVYKTLDSELLDRARRTYENEVELKKIPIKGKIILKLDEYPALLIKDNEDNKVKVVGTKKVEKAIKVAISDEKIETQLSKLGNTPYELKSILIDKDEDISIPVSLLNEIRRDAVEKLNAKRKNENKRKLLKIEIEDKEKLDKDVRDTKVNVKIRKMSQLRKIVDLDIDTIYYEDIDTLKDAVNLCKEHNKSIVYCPSRILRNNQYNIIDEAIDMGVDKFLVSNIGMINKLSDYTIYGDYYLNVFNSETIKHLKNENIKSICLSPELNIHEIKNTLSYVDIEAESIVYSRIPLMISEYCPMGVLTRNCNKDKRCGTCNQSKYLLKDEKGQEFPVAQDKFCRSIIYNSKILCMIDHLEDIYNSGINAFRLEFTFEEENFIREIVKSYIAIIDNDFEVEDSDMYEKLINEGITKGHYLRGVE; this is translated from the coding sequence TTGAGTAATATAGAACTGTTAGCACCAGTTGGAAGTTTTGATGCTTTAAGAGCAGCAGTATCAAATGGAGCAAATGCTGTATATCTTGGAGGTAAGAATTTTGGAGCAAGAGCATCGGCTAATAATTTTGATACAGAGGAAATGAAGCAAGCAGTTGAATATGCACATATAAGAGATGTTAAGGTATATGTAACTGTAAATACTCTTATAAAAGAAAATGAAATAAGTTACTTTTTGAAATATGTAAACTTTTTATACAACATAGATGTAGATGCACTTATACTTCAAGATATAGGTATGACAAAATTAGTTAAAGAACATTTCCCTGATTTTGAAATACACGCAAGTACACAAATGGTTGCTCATTCATTTGAAGATGTAAAATACTTAGAAAAATTAGGATTTAAAAGAGTTGTACTTGCAAGAGAACTTGAAATAGGTGAGATAGAGTATATATCTAAGAATACTTCTGTAGATATAGAAGTATTTGTACATGGTGCTTTATGTGTATGCTACTCAGGACAATGTCTCATGAGTAGTATGATAGGAGGAAGATCTGGAAATAGAGGAAGATGTGCTCAACCTTGTAGAAAAGTATACGATTTAATAGATAAGAGTAATAATTCAAGCGTTAACTTAGATGACAAGTATCTGTTAAGCCCTAGAGATTTGAATACAATAGAAGAACTTGATAAAATAATAGATACAGGAGTTTTATCTTTAAAAATAGAAGGAAGAATGAAAAGAGCTGAGTATGTAGCTACAGTAGTTGGAGCTTATAGAGAAGTTGTGGACTACTATGTAGATAATAAAAAATTAAAAGTAGAGAAAGATACATTAGATGATTTATACAGTATATTCAATAGAAAATTTACTAAAGGATATATACTTGAAAAAAGTGGAAAAGAAATAATGAACCCTGAAAAACCTAATAATACAGGACTTTATATAGGTAAAGTTGTAGATGTAGACAAAAGAAGAAATAAGATAACTTTAAAACTTGAAAACACACTTAAAAAAGGTGATGGGCTAAGCATTGGTGGCGGAAATGTAGGTAGAATACTCAAGGAAAACAATATATTTACAAAGGCTTATGCAGGAGATACTATACAGCTTGATTTTAATATACCTATAAAAATAGGACAAGAAGTATATAAGACCTTAGATAGTGAGCTTTTAGATAGAGCTAGAAGAACTTATGAAAATGAAGTTGAACTCAAAAAAATCCCTATAAAGGGAAAAATAATATTAAAGCTAGATGAATATCCAGCTCTTTTAATAAAAGATAATGAAGACAATAAGGTTAAAGTTGTAGGAACTAAAAAAGTAGAAAAAGCTATAAAGGTAGCAATCTCAGATGAAAAAATAGAAACTCAATTATCAAAGCTTGGAAACACACCTTATGAATTAAAATCTATATTAATAGATAAAGATGAAGACATAAGCATACCTGTTAGTCTTCTAAATGAAATTAGAAGAGATGCTGTTGAAAAATTAAATGCCAAAAGAAAGAATGAAAACAAAAGAAAATTATTAAAAATAGAGATAGAAGATAAAGAAAAGCTGGATAAAGACGTAAGAGATACTAAGGTAAATGTAAAGATAAGAAAAATGTCTCAGCTTAGAAAAATAGTAGATTTAGATATTGATACTATATATTATGAAGATATAGATACATTAAAAGATGCTGTGAACTTATGTAAAGAACACAATAAAAGTATAGTTTATTGTCCTTCTAGAATACTTAGAAATAATCAATATAACATAATAGATGAAGCAATTGATATGGGCGTTGATAAATTCTTAGTATCTAACATAGGTATGATAAATAAATTATCTGACTACACTATATATGGAGACTATTACTTAAATGTATTTAATAGCGAAACTATAAAACACCTTAAAAATGAAAATATAAAATCTATATGTTTATCTCCTGAGCTTAATATACATGAGATAAAAAATACTTTAAGCTACGTTGACATAGAAGCTGAATCAATAGTGTATTCTAGAATACCTTTAATGATAAGTGAATATTGTCCTATGGGAGTTTTGACTAGAAATTGCAATAAAGACAAAAGATGTGGAACTTGTAATCAATCTAAGTATTTATTAAAAGATGAAAAAGGACAAGAATTCCCTGTGGCTCAAGATAAATTCTGTAGGTCTATAATATACAATTCTAAGATTTTATGTATGATTGATCACTTAGAAGATATATATAATTCAGGTATTAATGCATTTAGGCTAGAGTTTACATTTGAAGAGGAGAACTTTATAAGAGAAATAGTTAAATCATATATAGCTATAATAGACAATGATTTTGAAGTTGAAGATAGTGATATGTATGAAAAATTAATAAATGAGGGAATTACAAAAGGACATTACCTAAGAGGTGTCGAATAA
- a CDS encoding cell division protein ZapA — MNKVTVRINGQEYNMVGKEPKEYLLKVASYVDDKMQEVVKANPSLSIAMAAVLTTLNIADELFKCSYELDEVNTKYKKPLQDLENANTTLIELQTDISERDKKIEELEKELEKYKEELTSVKQEYEQRKDSFKEQEQRLAEAEEIANNFQNRLYDMQMKIVELEEKE; from the coding sequence GTGAACAAAGTTACCGTAAGAATAAATGGGCAAGAATATAACATGGTTGGGAAAGAGCCAAAGGAATATTTGTTAAAAGTTGCTAGTTATGTGGATGACAAGATGCAGGAAGTAGTTAAGGCTAATCCTAGCTTGAGTATAGCCATGGCAGCAGTTTTGACAACATTGAATATAGCGGATGAACTTTTCAAATGCTCATACGAGTTAGATGAAGTTAACACTAAATACAAAAAACCTCTTCAAGATTTAGAAAATGCGAACACAACTTTGATAGAGCTTCAAACTGACATAAGTGAAAGAGATAAGAAAATAGAAGAACTAGAAAAAGAACTAGAAAAATACAAAGAGGAACTAACTTCAGTCAAACAAGAGTATGAACAAAGAAAAGATAGCTTCAAAGAACAAGAACAAAGACTTGCAGAAGCTGAAGAAATAGCAAATAATTTTCAAAATAGGCTGTATGATATGCAGATGAAAATCGTTGAATTAGAAGAAAAGGAATAA
- a CDS encoding FxsA family protein, whose product MLMKLILLFTVVPLVELAILFKLNAYIGFFSTIGIVVFTGVLGAYLAKSQGREILFRIRYEMQDGRLPGDQLINGLCVLVGGAMLLTPGILTDIVGFTLVIPVTRELVKGFVKKKLQKMVDEGNVNFYFRW is encoded by the coding sequence ATGTTGATGAAATTAATACTTTTATTTACGGTAGTTCCATTAGTTGAGTTAGCTATATTGTTTAAATTGAATGCTTATATAGGATTTTTTAGTACGATAGGGATTGTTGTTTTTACAGGTGTTTTAGGAGCTTATTTAGCAAAATCACAGGGAAGAGAAATTTTGTTTAGAATAAGATATGAAATGCAGGATGGAAGACTTCCTGGGGACCAATTAATTAACGGATTATGTGTATTAGTAGGAGGGGCTATGCTTTTAACTCCTGGGATTTTAACCGATATAGTTGGATTTACTCTTGTTATACCTGTTACTAGAGAACTTGTGAAAGGTTTTGTTAAAAAGAAACTACAAAAGATGGTTGATGAAGGAAATGTGAATTTTTATTTTAGATGGTAG
- a CDS encoding DUF1189 domain-containing protein → MDEIKSDKISFFERFKRSIVDIPSYNFFVKESLGKGILYLLLLSLMVGVITSSVMSYKFKNYFESEARSFVIRAPEFEFKNGELDVQGDMPLKIDDYIIVDTTGSTDDSVLDAYNEGMLILKDKVIVKQSVVEKREFDFSSINDVEFNKQDAMKFIPEINKWISIFIVVFGIIFITLWIMISTMINALILGIAGIIISKVQKMNIQFGDIYKICIYAFTLPIVIDKLILGYAPIYIPYFNLVYYIIAGVYMYNAMDSYKRELEQ, encoded by the coding sequence ATGGACGAAATTAAAAGTGATAAAATAAGTTTTTTTGAAAGATTTAAAAGAAGTATAGTTGATATACCATCTTACAATTTCTTTGTCAAAGAATCATTAGGAAAAGGGATACTGTATTTGTTATTACTATCATTAATGGTCGGAGTTATAACTTCATCAGTAATGTCATATAAGTTTAAAAATTATTTTGAGAGTGAGGCAAGAAGTTTTGTAATACGAGCTCCAGAGTTTGAATTTAAAAATGGAGAGTTAGATGTACAAGGTGATATGCCACTTAAAATTGACGATTATATTATAGTGGATACTACAGGGAGTACAGATGATAGTGTACTAGATGCTTATAATGAAGGAATGCTAATTTTAAAAGATAAAGTTATAGTAAAACAGAGCGTAGTTGAAAAAAGAGAATTTGATTTTAGTTCTATAAATGATGTTGAGTTTAATAAACAAGATGCTATGAAATTTATTCCAGAGATCAATAAATGGATAAGCATATTTATAGTTGTGTTTGGAATAATATTTATAACACTTTGGATAATGATATCTACTATGATAAATGCATTGATATTAGGAATAGCTGGAATTATAATAAGTAAGGTTCAGAAGATGAATATTCAATTTGGTGATATATACAAGATATGTATATATGCATTTACACTTCCTATAGTGATTGATAAGCTTATACTTGGATATGCGCCTATTTATATACCATATTTCAATCTTGTGTATTATATTATTGCAGGAGTGTATATGTATAATGCGATGGATAGTTATAAAAGAGAACTTGAGCAATAA
- a CDS encoding YcdB/YcdC domain-containing protein: MKFKRLVPIILSISMLLGGCSSFSSVQKDKVMVEKTNDNENEAKISKEEAKDIAVTYLKRCYDIKEDEEELKRLIKEVKFIKDAEETRDYMFGIESNGAWRIIWDKEENKDHSYSILIDAKNKKLLEIQNYVGVNTKGITNRKTIIDIKQAKQKAYNFVKDNELVGDINKLKLKLIYGKGIGKFVFLYNEEEYVFVDVDMTIDKVSRISRNIAPIYKCDDTNVNIKKEKAIEIALDGIEKYFNVKVDKDKLVEDISLYKEIEISDGTIRPASWNIYWRDLKLREEKNKQVGYSAYIDANTGELREVGAYNTDLNQKTSKISDEEMKQIALDFIEKNKFVSDIKDLKEPKIDRWKNYDQESGAVGFKHKDEMLWVYIDFTNKKVNHIGYGLR; the protein is encoded by the coding sequence ATGAAATTTAAAAGATTAGTACCTATTATTTTAAGTATATCAATGTTATTGGGGGGATGTAGTAGTTTTTCTTCTGTTCAAAAAGATAAGGTTATGGTGGAAAAAACAAATGATAATGAAAATGAGGCAAAGATTAGCAAAGAAGAAGCAAAGGATATAGCGGTTACTTATCTTAAAAGATGCTATGATATAAAAGAAGATGAAGAAGAATTAAAGAGGTTAATAAAAGAGGTTAAATTCATAAAAGATGCAGAAGAAACTAGAGATTATATGTTTGGAATAGAATCAAATGGAGCTTGGCGTATTATATGGGATAAAGAAGAAAATAAAGATCATTCTTATAGTATATTAATAGATGCCAAAAATAAAAAATTATTAGAAATACAAAATTATGTAGGAGTAAATACAAAAGGAATAACAAATAGAAAAACTATAATAGATATAAAACAAGCAAAACAAAAGGCATACAATTTTGTAAAAGATAATGAGTTAGTAGGTGATATAAATAAATTAAAGTTGAAGTTGATTTATGGGAAGGGTATCGGAAAATTTGTATTTTTATATAATGAAGAGGAGTATGTATTTGTTGATGTAGATATGACTATAGATAAAGTTTCTAGAATTAGTCGTAATATTGCACCTATTTATAAGTGTGATGATACAAATGTGAATATAAAAAAAGAAAAAGCAATAGAGATTGCACTTGATGGAATTGAAAAGTATTTTAATGTAAAAGTAGACAAGGATAAGTTAGTAGAAGATATTAGTTTATATAAAGAAATAGAAATTTCAGATGGAACAATAAGACCTGCAAGTTGGAATATATATTGGAGAGATTTAAAGTTAAGAGAAGAAAAAAATAAACAGGTTGGATACAGTGCTTATATAGATGCCAATACAGGAGAGTTAAGAGAAGTAGGAGCTTATAATACGGATTTAAATCAAAAAACTTCAAAAATTAGTGATGAAGAAATGAAGCAAATAGCACTTGATTTTATAGAAAAAAACAAATTCGTGAGTGATATAAAAGATTTAAAAGAACCTAAAATAGATAGATGGAAAAATTATGATCAAGAAAGTGGTGCAGTAGGATTTAAACATAAAGATGAAATGCTATGGGTTTATATTGACTTTACAAATAAAAAGGTAAATCATATTGGATATGGACTAAGATAA
- the pheT gene encoding phenylalanine--tRNA ligase subunit beta, which yields MLVPVKWLRDYVDIDMNTQEFADKMTMTGSKVEKVEYFGADIEKVAVGKILEITKHPNADKLIVTKVDIGSEVIQIVTGAKNVKEGDLIPVALVGAKLPGGIKIKKGKLRGELSQGMMCSSEELGIPFSMIEESKRDGIYVLDEEYELGADVKEVLGINDALIEFEITSNRPDCLSILGIAREAAVTIGKELKYPNIEVKESDDVAEFNIKIEEEDLCRRYATRIIKNVKIEASPYWMQRRLIEAGVRPINNIVDITNYVMLELGQPLHAFDLEKLGRETIVVRRAEDEEKFTTLDDVERTLDSNMLLITNGEKSVAIAGVMGGANSEVSDNTKTILLESANFDADSIRRTSKKLNLRTEASAKFEKGIDVNLVETAINRAAQLIEQLNAGTVLKGIVENYNAPVKEQKITVRPQRINKLLGENISLNQFVEILESLEFKCELIEDKVELTVPSFRLDMVEEADVLEEVARIYGYENIPSKMLYGDNTMGLQTIEQLFEEGIKSSLVSMGLNEILTYSFVSPRGVDKINLSKDSIKRNFIKIKNPLGEETSVMRTTLLPNMLDVAARNNSRKVEEFAAFEIGNTFMPMDEIMPVERKSICISMYKDSIDFFDMKGVVEELFKNIGFENYEVLPEKNHTTFHPGRCANIVYNDNIVGVFGELHPDVLENYDISKRGYAAEFDFELLLTYANDEKLYTPLPKYPAMTRDIALLIKDEVYVKEIEDIITKNSQGLVESFKLFDVYKGEQIEEGYKSVAYSLVYRSKDNTLTDEEVNKVHENILKELSEQINANLRL from the coding sequence ATGTTAGTACCTGTTAAATGGCTTAGAGACTATGTTGATATAGATATGAATACACAAGAATTTGCTGATAAAATGACTATGACTGGATCAAAGGTTGAAAAGGTTGAGTATTTTGGAGCAGATATAGAAAAGGTTGCAGTTGGTAAAATATTAGAAATAACTAAGCATCCAAATGCTGATAAGTTAATAGTTACAAAGGTTGATATTGGATCAGAAGTTATTCAAATAGTAACTGGAGCAAAAAATGTAAAAGAGGGAGATTTAATTCCTGTTGCATTAGTTGGAGCAAAGCTTCCTGGTGGAATAAAAATCAAAAAAGGAAAACTAAGAGGAGAATTATCTCAAGGTATGATGTGTTCAAGTGAAGAACTTGGAATTCCTTTTAGTATGATTGAAGAAAGCAAAAGAGATGGAATATATGTATTAGATGAAGAGTACGAATTAGGAGCAGATGTTAAAGAAGTACTTGGTATAAATGATGCTTTAATAGAATTTGAAATAACTTCAAATAGACCAGACTGCTTATCTATTTTAGGTATTGCAAGAGAGGCTGCTGTTACAATAGGAAAAGAACTTAAATATCCTAATATAGAGGTTAAAGAGTCAGATGATGTAGCTGAGTTTAATATAAAGATTGAAGAAGAAGATTTATGTAGAAGATATGCTACTAGAATAATAAAAAATGTTAAAATAGAGGCTTCTCCATACTGGATGCAAAGAAGACTTATAGAAGCTGGTGTTAGACCTATTAATAATATAGTTGATATTACTAACTATGTTATGTTAGAGCTTGGGCAACCGCTTCATGCTTTTGATTTAGAAAAGTTAGGAAGGGAAACTATAGTTGTAAGACGTGCTGAAGATGAAGAAAAGTTTACAACATTAGATGATGTTGAAAGAACATTAGATAGCAATATGCTTTTAATAACTAATGGAGAAAAATCAGTTGCAATAGCTGGAGTTATGGGTGGTGCAAATTCAGAAGTTAGTGATAATACTAAGACTATACTTCTTGAAAGTGCTAACTTTGATGCTGATAGCATAAGAAGAACTTCTAAGAAGCTTAACTTAAGAACAGAAGCATCTGCTAAGTTTGAAAAAGGAATAGATGTTAATTTAGTTGAAACTGCAATAAATAGAGCGGCACAATTAATAGAGCAGTTAAATGCAGGAACTGTATTAAAGGGAATAGTAGAAAACTATAATGCTCCTGTAAAAGAGCAAAAGATAACTGTTAGACCTCAAAGAATAAACAAGCTATTAGGAGAGAATATTTCTCTTAATCAATTTGTAGAGATACTTGAAAGCTTAGAGTTTAAGTGCGAACTAATTGAAGATAAAGTTGAACTTACAGTTCCAAGCTTTAGACTTGATATGGTGGAAGAAGCCGATGTATTAGAAGAGGTAGCTAGAATATATGGATATGAAAATATACCATCTAAGATGCTATATGGAGATAACACTATGGGTCTTCAAACTATAGAGCAGTTATTTGAAGAAGGTATAAAGAGTAGTTTGGTTTCTATGGGTCTTAATGAAATATTAACTTATTCATTTGTAAGTCCAAGAGGAGTAGATAAAATAAATCTTTCAAAGGATTCTATAAAGAGAAACTTTATAAAGATTAAAAATCCTCTAGGTGAAGAAACTAGCGTTATGAGAACTACACTGTTACCTAATATGTTAGATGTTGCAGCTAGAAATAATTCTAGAAAAGTTGAAGAGTTTGCAGCATTTGAAATAGGAAATACTTTCATGCCTATGGATGAAATAATGCCTGTTGAGAGAAAATCTATATGTATATCTATGTATAAAGATTCTATAGATTTCTTTGATATGAAGGGTGTAGTTGAAGAATTGTTCAAAAATATAGGATTTGAGAATTATGAAGTACTACCTGAAAAAAATCACACTACATTCCACCCAGGAAGATGTGCTAACATAGTATACAATGATAATATAGTAGGGGTATTTGGAGAATTACATCCTGATGTATTAGAAAACTATGATATAAGCAAGAGGGGATACGCTGCTGAGTTTGATTTTGAACTATTATTAACTTATGCAAACGATGAAAAGTTATATACACCACTTCCTAAATATCCTGCTATGACAAGAGATATAGCACTTCTTATTAAAGATGAAGTTTATGTTAAGGAAATAGAGGATATAATTACTAAGAATTCTCAAGGTTTAGTAGAGAGTTTTAAATTATTCGATGTATATAAGGGAGAGCAAATTGAAGAAGGTTATAAATCTGTTGCATATTCTTTAGTATATAGAAGCAAAGATAATACTCTTACAGATGAAGAAGTAAATAAAGTTCACGAAAATATACTTAAAGAACTTAGCGAACAAATAAATGCTAATTTAAGATTGTAA
- a CDS encoding response regulator transcription factor yields MERILIVEDDTDISDLIQMNLNMVGYDTKQVYDGKNALEYIEKENFDLIILDVMLPEIDGFGVMERIKHTNLPVIFLTAKNSISDRVKGLKIGADDYIVKPFECIELLARIESVLRRYGRKNDHVLLKDLEISLDERVVKKSGKVIDLACKEFELLKLLIVNKGMSLTREIILERVWGFDYLGETRTVDMHIQKIRKKLDLFDEIKTIYKIGYRLENLD; encoded by the coding sequence TTGGAAAGAATTTTAATTGTTGAAGATGATACTGATATTTCAGATTTAATACAGATGAATTTAAATATGGTAGGTTATGATACTAAGCAGGTCTATGATGGGAAAAATGCTTTAGAATATATAGAAAAAGAAAACTTTGATTTAATAATTTTAGATGTTATGCTTCCAGAAATTGATGGGTTTGGTGTAATGGAAAGAATTAAGCATACTAATTTGCCTGTAATATTTTTAACTGCTAAAAATTCAATTTCTGATAGAGTAAAAGGCTTAAAAATAGGGGCAGATGACTATATTGTAAAGCCATTTGAATGTATAGAACTTTTAGCTAGAATTGAATCTGTATTAAGACGTTATGGAAGAAAGAACGATCATGTATTATTGAAGGATCTAGAGATTTCTTTAGATGAAAGAGTAGTAAAGAAAAGTGGTAAGGTTATTGATTTGGCTTGCAAAGAGTTTGAACTGTTAAAGCTTTTAATTGTAAATAAAGGAATGTCTTTAACTAGAGAAATAATTTTAGAAAGAGTATGGGGATTTGACTACCTAGGAGAAACGAGAACTGTCGATATGCATATTCAAAAGATAAGGAAAAAACTAGATTTATTTGATGAAATAAAAACTATATATAAAATTGGATATAGGTTAGAAAATTTAGACTAA
- a CDS encoding HAMP domain-containing sensor histidine kinase: protein MKFWKKIFTYNFILFVIIFNLGGVFLIENMHSVSLDREIERGLSEHLSIYSGMKLIGKYRLNYDEKFNKDMLRVTMKDFLKSFHNEKIYVEVLDRYNNTIFTNLDFRASKEREELKNPYVDKRKYVIRDVGDKTLLFITNLLDASGEQLKFTYVRDVTYIYKDREKVYYFFIKLDIIISIILACGTYVLSRYITKPIDKLINSIQIIENGNFSERVNIKSNDEIGILSDHFNKMASVIEEKMKQLKKNIDEKQSFIDNLTHEIKTPLTSIIGYADFLRNTKYNEDAFSKGLNSIFKEGKRLEGLSSKMMDLIVFKRENFVMKKENIKNILMDIKEVLKPKLQNKNIELIISGQDMEIVMEKDLIENLIINLIDNAVKASYENSKINIKLYKNENSKSVIEVSDQGIGIKDEDLTKVFEPFYMVDKSRKKTNGSAGLGLSICEQIAKIHKAKLSIESKLNIGTSVKIIFD from the coding sequence ATGAAATTTTGGAAAAAGATATTTACATACAACTTTATTCTATTCGTAATTATCTTTAATCTAGGAGGAGTTTTTTTAATAGAGAATATGCATAGTGTAAGCTTAGACAGAGAAATAGAAAGAGGTTTGAGCGAGCACTTAAGTATATATTCTGGAATGAAATTAATTGGTAAGTATAGATTGAATTATGATGAAAAATTTAATAAGGATATGCTTCGTGTAACTATGAAAGACTTTTTAAAAAGCTTTCATAATGAAAAGATATATGTTGAAGTTTTAGATAGATATAACAATACAATTTTTACTAATTTAGATTTTCGTGCTTCTAAAGAAAGAGAAGAATTAAAAAATCCTTATGTAGATAAACGAAAATATGTAATAAGGGATGTAGGGGATAAAACACTTTTGTTTATAACAAATTTATTAGATGCTAGTGGAGAACAGCTAAAATTTACATATGTAAGAGATGTAACCTATATTTATAAAGATAGAGAAAAAGTATATTATTTTTTTATTAAGTTAGATATTATTATATCTATTATACTTGCATGTGGGACTTATGTTTTAAGTAGGTATATAACAAAACCTATAGATAAACTTATAAATTCTATACAAATTATTGAAAATGGAAATTTTTCAGAAAGAGTAAATATAAAATCTAATGATGAAATAGGTATTTTATCAGATCATTTCAATAAGATGGCATCTGTTATTGAGGAAAAAATGAAGCAGTTAAAGAAAAATATAGATGAGAAACAAAGTTTTATAGATAATTTAACACATGAAATAAAAACTCCATTAACCTCTATTATTGGATATGCTGATTTTTTAAGAAATACAAAATATAATGAAGATGCATTCTCGAAAGGATTGAATAGCATATTCAAAGAGGGAAAAAGACTAGAAGGTCTTTCTTCTAAAATGATGGATTTGATAGTGTTTAAAAGAGAAAATTTTGTGATGAAAAAAGAAAATATTAAAAATATACTAATGGATATAAAAGAAGTTTTAAAACCAAAACTTCAAAATAAAAATATAGAATTAATTATTTCTGGACAAGATATGGAAATTGTAATGGAAAAAGACTTAATTGAGAATTTAATAATTAATTTGATTGATAATGCAGTAAAAGCTTCTTATGAAAATAGTAAAATAAATATTAAATTATATAAAAATGAAAATTCAAAATCTGTTATTGAAGTAAGTGATCAAGGTATAGGAATAAAAGATGAAGATTTAACAAAGGTATTTGAACCTTTTTATATGGTTGATAAATCGAGAAAAAAAACTAATGGTAGTGCAGGACTTGGACTTTCTATTTGTGAGCAGATTGCAAAAATTCATAAAGCTAAATTATCAATAGAAAGCAAGTTGAATATAGGTACATCTGTAAAAATAATATTTGATTAA
- the pheS gene encoding phenylalanine--tRNA ligase subunit alpha: protein MKDQLINIKDSALAQINECVKMDEIESLRVKYLGKKGEITDILKGMGKLSAEERPVIGKVANEVRSEIEDAIVSKKEEIKTIEKNAKLQEEVLDVTMPGKEFKVGKKHPITQIIDEVKYIFTGMGFKVAQGPEIETVFNNFDALNAPKNHPSRDTSDTFYIDDNLLLRTQTSPVQIRTMKSTTPPIKIIAPGRCFRFDAPDATHSPMFHQIEGLVIGEHVTMAELKGALNEFVRQLFGDSTKTKFRPHNFPFTEPSAEVDVTCFKCKGEGCSVCKGEGWIEILGAGMVHPNVLRNCGIDPEKYSGFAFGMGVDRIAMLKYEIDDIRLLFENDMRFLNQF from the coding sequence GTGAAAGATCAATTAATTAACATAAAAGACAGTGCCCTAGCACAGATCAATGAATGTGTTAAAATGGATGAAATTGAAAGCTTAAGAGTTAAGTACTTAGGTAAAAAGGGCGAGATAACTGACATATTAAAAGGAATGGGTAAGTTATCAGCAGAGGAAAGACCTGTTATTGGTAAGGTTGCAAATGAGGTAAGATCTGAGATTGAAGACGCTATAGTTTCTAAAAAAGAAGAGATAAAGACTATAGAGAAAAATGCAAAGTTACAAGAAGAGGTTTTAGATGTTACTATGCCTGGTAAAGAATTTAAGGTAGGAAAGAAGCATCCTATAACTCAAATAATAGATGAGGTTAAATATATATTCACAGGTATGGGATTTAAGGTTGCTCAGGGACCTGAGATTGAGACAGTATTTAATAACTTTGATGCATTAAATGCTCCTAAGAACCATCCGTCAAGAGATACTAGTGATACATTCTATATAGATGACAACTTACTTCTTAGAACTCAAACATCTCCAGTTCAAATAAGAACTATGAAATCAACTACACCACCTATTAAGATAATAGCACCTGGAAGATGTTTTAGATTTGATGCACCAGATGCTACTCATTCTCCAATGTTCCATCAAATAGAGGGACTTGTAATAGGTGAGCATGTTACAATGGCAGAACTTAAAGGTGCTCTTAATGAATTTGTTAGACAATTATTTGGAGATAGCACTAAGACTAAATTTAGACCACATAACTTCCCATTTACAGAGCCAAGTGCAGAGGTTGATGTGACTTGTTTTAAGTGTAAAGGTGAAGGTTGTTCAGTATGTAAAGGTGAAGGTTGGATAGAAATACTTGGAGCTGGAATGGTTCATCCAAACGTGCTTAGAAACTGTGGAATAGATCCTGAAAAATACAGCGGATTTGCTTTTGGTATGGGTGTAGATAGAATAGCAATGCTTAAGTATGAGATAGATGATATAAGATTATTATTTGAAAACGATATGAGATTTTTAAATCAATTTTAA